From the genome of Thiomicrorhabdus indica:
CTTAACGACCGGCCGGTAAAAATTTTCAGTCATTTTTTAATGTGCCAACAACCAACGTACTTTTTAAATTGACACATGCTTGGTACAGAAGACTAATCTTTTAAAAAGACACCCATATGAATGCTTTATGACACTTCTAATCTCTAGCTTTCACAGGTATTTTCTGTATTTCCTTGCACGAGCTTAGATCGTAACGGTATTTTTCATGCAATTTTTAGCGAGCGATATGAATTCGTTTAAAATAGCTCGAAAACGTTACCGGCCGGTAAAAATTAAGAGGGCTTTGCACGAGTGAGAGATAAAGCATAAATTGAGAAAAAATTTTGTTGATCTAGGCAAAAAGTGCAGGGAATAGCTAGCTATTCTCAAGCTGTTTAACAAAGTTCAGCAGGATTTTAGCCAATTTTGGTTATTTATTATCTCGTGCAAAGCTCTCATTAAGCTTTACCTCAGAAACTAGGAAACAAACACCATGCCAGAATTGCCCGAAGTCGAAACCACTTGCAGAGGAATTCAACCTGCAAGTGAACAACAGATCATTACCAAAATTGTGATTCGAAATGGCAATTTACGCTGGCCGGTTCCAAACGAAATCCGTACCGAATTAATTGGACAGAAAGTAACTCGCGTTCACCGTCGAGGGAAATACATTTTGCTCAGCACCCCTATCGGCACTTTAATGATTCATCTAGGAATGTCTGGAACCTTAAGAACCTTACCGGCCGGTACAGATATCAAAAAGCACGATCATGTCGACATCTGCTTTGAAAATGATCAGATTTTACGCCTAAATGACCCAAGACGATTCGGTAGCGTCCATTGGCAACCTTTAGCCAAAGGTGAGATTGAAGCGCATAAATTATTGGCCAAACTCGCGCCTGAACCTTTAAGTGATGAATTCAATGGCGAGTACTTTTATCAAAAAGCCAAAACACGTTCCGTTGCAATTAAAAGCCTAGTTATGAACTCTGCTGTCTGTGTGGGTGCAGGGAATATTTATGCCAATGAATCACTTTTTATGAGCGGCATACACCCTCAAACCCCTGCTAAAATGCTCAGTCGCAAACAGTGTGATCTTCTAGTGAGCAATATAAAAACGGTTTTAGCCAAAGCGATTGAACAAGGTGGGACGACACTGAAAGACTTTATGAGCCCTGAAGGTAAACCGGGGTATTTTGTGCAAGAGCTGCAAGTCTATGACCGTGAAAATCAACCGTGTCGTCAATGCGGCACGCCCATTCAACGAATTATTTTGAATCAACGTGCCAGTTATTTTTGTCCAAACTGCCAAACGGCTCCCAAAAGTAATCAGCTGAAAAAACCGAAAGCCACAAGGAAACACCGCCAACCAACGCAGACAAAAATGTGAACAAAACGTGTCGGGATTTTGGCAATATCTTGACAAAACTTTCACTGTAACTTGCGTACTATTTCGTAGAGAACTATGATGAAATCTTTAAAACTTCGTCGAGGCTTTGTTATGCCAAGTCAATTTACCAGCCCTGCTAACCGTCGCCACAAAAAGAAATTACTCTTGTGGGTTATTGCGACGCTTGTTTTATTGGCTCTACTTGCAAGCTTGCAAGGTTGCAGCCAGCAAAGCAATCACCAAGCAACCCTTTGGCCCATGGATAAAACTTGCGACTTACATAAAGAAAGCTGTACTGCAAAGTATGAAGGGGCAGAAGCCACACTTAAAGTCTCCCCGCACCCTATTCCCATCGCTCGACCTTTAGGAATTGAAGTTGCCTTAAACGGACTCAACCCGACCTCTGTCCAGCTAGACATTTCTGGAATTAATATGTACATGGGATATAACCGAGTACCTCTTAAATCTTCCAAACCCAACCACTGGGTCGGAACCTCAATGCTTGCGTTTTGTACCGCTGAAAAAATGGAGTGGCAAATTACATTAATGCTGAAAATGGCGGATGGCAAAGAAGTACAGATTCCATACTTTCTAGAAACCGTGAATCGAGCTCCCTAGAAAAACTTTTTAGTTAATGAATCAGAGATTCAACAAACACCTCTATTCTGCGAGGACCACCGACTTAATTAAAGCGAATAAAGTCAATCCTTCCACAATACCCAATCGACTTGCGGAGTGCTCGGTTATCTCCGCAAACAACTTCTGACCATCCTGTAATTCAAGTCGTACCAGTACACGGTGATTTTCTTGCGGCAATAGTTCAATGACCATAGCAGGCAAATGATTAATAATACTGAGCTGTTCAGGATCGGAAAGCGCTAAGGAAACGTCTCTCGCCAAAACTCGCACACGCACCATCGACTTATTCAAGCCACCTAAATCCGACAGCCACAACGTATTATTACCCATTTGAACAGGGCGCAAACCTTGCTCAATCGGCATAGGCTTCCCTTGCAACACTGACACCGCACCTTCATCATCAAACAAAGGTGAATCAACGCGAGAAAGTGCTTTTTGTAGGCTTTCAACACGCTCAATTTGACCCTTCGCCATAAACACAATGTTCGTTGCCAAACGTTCTACTTCCGCCGGAGCATGGGTAATATACAAAACTGGAATTTGATAAGCCGACACAATGTCTTCAATCAGCGTCAGCATCTGTGCCTTAGAACGCCAATCCAATGCAGAGAGAGGCTCATCCATGCACAGCAGGTCAGGACGTGTCAGCAAGGCACGAGCAATTGCCACACGCTGCTTTTCTCCACCAGAGAGAAAATTTACACCGCGTTCTAATTTATCGGCAATGCCAACACGCGTTACAATTTCATCAAAGTCAGCAGGAGAAACAGACTTAGGCAATCGTTTGACCGAATACATAAGGTTTTGCTTTACCGTCATATGTGGAAATAATGCCGCATCCTGAAATACAAACCCAATATTACGCTTTTGCGTTGGCACGGCTTTGGAGCCATCCTGCCAAATGACATTACCAAACGTTAACTGACCGGTTGTTTTTTTATCTAATCCACTAATCGCTCTTAGCAAAGTCGATTTTCCAGACCCCGACCGGCCAAATAACACTGTCACGCCTTCCAGCGGTAACTCAAACTCACCTGAATTTAGTTCAAAATTCCCTAGTATCAGCTGAAGATTACCCTTTAGCCTAGTCATCCAATCTTCACTCCAAAACGTCGATTAATACCATAAACTAACATCAGCACGACCAAAGAGAAAATCAACATAATCGCTGAAAGCACATGCGCTTGATCGTATTCCAACGATTCGACGTGGTCAAAAATATCAATGGAAACCATTCTTGTCTCACCAGGAATATTTCCTCCAAGCATCAACACCACGCCAAACTCACCAACAGTGTGAGCAAACGTTAATGTTGCGGCAACCAAAAAACCTCGTTGCGAGAGCGGAATCACAATCGTAAAAAACCGATCAATGACATTGGCTCGCATTGTCGCCGCGGCATCGAGCAATTTCTGTGGTACCGCTTCAAAAGCATGCATTAATGGCTGCACTGCAAAAGGCAGTGAATAAAACACCGAACCAACAATTAACCCCTCTTTGGTAAAGGTCAACTGCCCTTCAAACCCAAAAAACCGTAAAAACTCAGTGACATGGCCATTAGGATTTAAAATAATGAGCAGATAAAACCCGAGTACTGTCGGCGGCAATACCAAGGGCAATGCAACCAAAGCCTCCAAGACAATTTTCGACGAGTGTTGCATTCGCGCCATCCACCAAGCCAGTGGCGTTCCGATTAATAGTAATATCGCCGTCGTCCAAGCCGCCACTTCAAGCGTCAACCAAATTGGTTGTAAGCTGACTTCTACACCAAAAATTTCTATCATCTGTTTACCTACAAAAAACTCGGCTGATCGCCGAGAAAAGAATAAAGACTTTGCCAAAAATTTTGGACAAAAACTTTATTCAGGGGGAATAACTATGGTTGGAATTAGGGGGTACTATAGCCGTATGCGTGAATAATCTCTAGCGCTTCAGAAGAACGAATATATTCCATAAACGCTTTAACAGCGGTATTCTTCTCACCACGTTTTAACACCAGAGCACCTTGTTTAATTGGCTTGTAATCTGCTTGCGGCACCACCCAGTACTGGCCTTTTTGGTAAATAGGACTTTGTGGGTCAACAATTTGCGAAAGAGCAATGAAGCCAATCGGTGCATTGCCAGTTGCTACATACTGGAACGCATGAGCAATACTCTCGCCATTGACGATTTTGCTCTTCACCGCATCATACAACCCTTTAGATTTCAAATAAGCTTGCGCTCTTTCGCCGTAAGGAGCAGTCTTCGGGTTAGCAATAGCCAAGTGGTTAAACTCAGCTTTTTTCAAAACTTCAGTCGGTTGTTCGGCAACTGAGTATTTCGCACTGTAAAGAGCAATCTGTCCTTGCGCATAGACAAAATAACTGGCTTCAATCCCCAAACCGTCTTCAATGGTTTTCAAAGGCCGACGTTCATCCGCGCCAAAAAATGCATCAAAAGGC
Proteins encoded in this window:
- the modB gene encoding molybdate ABC transporter permease subunit: MIEIFGVEVSLQPIWLTLEVAAWTTAILLLIGTPLAWWMARMQHSSKIVLEALVALPLVLPPTVLGFYLLIILNPNGHVTEFLRFFGFEGQLTFTKEGLIVGSVFYSLPFAVQPLMHAFEAVPQKLLDAAATMRANVIDRFFTIVIPLSQRGFLVAATLTFAHTVGEFGVVLMLGGNIPGETRMVSIDIFDHVESLEYDQAHVLSAIMLIFSLVVLMLVYGINRRFGVKIG
- the mutM gene encoding bifunctional DNA-formamidopyrimidine glycosylase/DNA-(apurinic or apyrimidinic site) lyase, which produces MPELPEVETTCRGIQPASEQQIITKIVIRNGNLRWPVPNEIRTELIGQKVTRVHRRGKYILLSTPIGTLMIHLGMSGTLRTLPAGTDIKKHDHVDICFENDQILRLNDPRRFGSVHWQPLAKGEIEAHKLLAKLAPEPLSDEFNGEYFYQKAKTRSVAIKSLVMNSAVCVGAGNIYANESLFMSGIHPQTPAKMLSRKQCDLLVSNIKTVLAKAIEQGGTTLKDFMSPEGKPGYFVQELQVYDRENQPCRQCGTPIQRIILNQRASYFCPNCQTAPKSNQLKKPKATRKHRQPTQTKM
- the modA gene encoding molybdate ABC transporter substrate-binding protein; this encodes MKKIFSSAFAMWLGVAISGVALAETATIAVAANFTKTIEQIGEKFEQETGHTVKFSFGPTGKLYAQIKNGAPFDAFFGADERRPLKTIEDGLGIEASYFVYAQGQIALYSAKYSVAEQPTEVLKKAEFNHLAIANPKTAPYGERAQAYLKSKGLYDAVKSKIVNGESIAHAFQYVATGNAPIGFIALSQIVDPQSPIYQKGQYWVVPQADYKPIKQGALVLKRGEKNTAVKAFMEYIRSSEALEIIHAYGYSTP
- the modC gene encoding molybdenum ABC transporter ATP-binding protein → MTRLKGNLQLILGNFELNSGEFELPLEGVTVLFGRSGSGKSTLLRAISGLDKKTTGQLTFGNVIWQDGSKAVPTQKRNIGFVFQDAALFPHMTVKQNLMYSVKRLPKSVSPADFDEIVTRVGIADKLERGVNFLSGGEKQRVAIARALLTRPDLLCMDEPLSALDWRSKAQMLTLIEDIVSAYQIPVLYITHAPAEVERLATNIVFMAKGQIERVESLQKALSRVDSPLFDDEGAVSVLQGKPMPIEQGLRPVQMGNNTLWLSDLGGLNKSMVRVRVLARDVSLALSDPEQLSIINHLPAMVIELLPQENHRVLVRLELQDGQKLFAEITEHSASRLGIVEGLTLFALIKSVVLAE